A section of the Oncorhynchus keta strain PuntledgeMale-10-30-2019 chromosome 15, Oket_V2, whole genome shotgun sequence genome encodes:
- the LOC118394367 gene encoding dermatan-sulfate epimerase-like protein yields MAEKCAGRSVVLFSLLAIVVSFSGITDVLGKNHIDEELEKITFQGAGSTNGHPENWPANLHPNLYFHQVDIQQQRSATTHRHIFKVIRLAVGTMLANAALYLPPVKHEEFSSKWNEIYGNNLPSLALYCLLCPKDTAAHQFLMRYMDQMAVYPNWTVTSAPNDEVPMAHSLTGFATAYDFIYPLLETSRRARYMKKIRAATEELYELSKHRGWGKQFLQNHQTTNILAILTGALVVGAHSDPETMMWKQVAVNYMEKTMFLLSHVVDGSLDEGVAYGSYTAKSITQYVFLARRHFDIDNTQNNWLRAHFWFYHSTLLPGFQRTVGIADSNYNWFYGPESQLVFLDAFVLRDGTGNWLAQQIRRHRPKDGPMEQSAAQRWATLHTEFLWYDSELSKQPPAGFGKAVLHMFSNWGVVTYGAGLSYGQGNTFVSFKSGKLGGRAVYDIVHSKPYSWLEGWSNFNPGHEHPDQNSFTFAPNGQVFVSEALYGPKYSYLNNVLTFAPSPTSQCNQPWEGQLGECGKWLRWAEPEVGNTAGEVIIAASHGDSLFISGESASAYSSVMGLKSVYRALVLLNSQTLLVFDHVEKSKESPLSTLSAFFHNLDIDFKYVPHRALDRYNGALMDVWDAHYQMFWFDSQGNSPVARIQEAEQAAEFKKRWTQFVNVTFPMEGTVTRVAYLMHSPNVKISNCRFIENSKNGVRLSIVVNGTESIVSIVTNYNDIGARYSYLGFGGYAKMQSRHQIIHFGLGVQTMTEQNTVDPVYDFGFMVNIVGGLTLCLAIGFLILQRTFYFCFRKIMRYTFMFVLLLWVVEFLFVSNSCDWLVCVQTVSDLPPNPLPTVVVTSLPGSGAEVLKPLFYNSSDFVYLQVPTEHLVIPDTEFNFDPLVDACVWSRLDAERGHYKAIQGWFHSLVYNPRLHLQNIQLHNEGSWNEIEVELSGKRRKPIRRQSGSRGSSDRDGEYVRELRRHMEKYPNARPVLSLSSGSWTLKLPFFREVVGHSFRALHVVRDPRAWIYLMLYNSEPSLYSRKNVQKHVAAIFKQERNGGRSKCTLGFTQEFLTLHSVLSDPEMEPVLLLAHLWLAHTTTALQVNGDLTASYLHVKFEDIVQYPEETAGKIHTFLGVPVAPAALNQLMFATSTNLYNLVYEGDISPASINVWRDKMPIHEIRMIEDTCLKVMERLGYSRYLS; encoded by the coding sequence ATGGCTGAAAAATGCGCAGGACGGTCTGTGGTTTTATTCTCACTCTTGGCCATTGTAGTTTCCTTCTCAGGAATTACTGACGTTTTAGGCAAAAATCATATTGATGAGGAGTTGGAGAAAATCACATTTCAAGGAGCCGGAAGCACCAACGGGCATCCGGAAAACTGGCCGGCGAACCTTCACCCCAACCTGTATTTTCACCAGGTGGACATACAGCAGCAGAGATCTGCCACGACGCACAGACATATTTTTAAAGTTATCCGGCTTGCTGTTGGGACTATGCTCGCCAATGCTGCCCTCTATCTACCCCCGGTTAAGCATGAGGAATTTTCCAGCAAATGGAATGAAATTTATGGTAAcaatctcccctctctcgctctgtactGTTTGCTCTGCCCCAAAGATACAGCTGCCCATCAATTCTTAATGAGATACATGGACCAGATGGCAGTGTACCCTAACTGGACGGTGACCAGCGCTCCCAACGACGAGGTTCCCATGGCTCACTCCCTCACAGGATTTGCCACAGCCTATGACTTCATCTACCCTCTCCTGGAGACATCGCGAAGGGCACGCTACATGAAGAAAATACGTGCCGCCACAGAGGAGCTGTACGAACTCTCCAAACACAGGGGTTGGGGGAAGCAGTTTTTACAGAATCACCAGACTACCAACATCTTAGCCATCCTGACCGGCGCCCTCGTGGTGGGAGCACACAGTGACCCGGAGACAATGATGTGGAAGCAGGTGGCCGTTAACTACATGGAAAAGACCATGTTCCTCCTCAGTCACGTAGTGGATGGCTCGCTAGATGAGGGTGTGGCCTATGGGAGCTACACCGCAAAGTCCATCACTCAGTACGTTTTCCTGGCGCGTCGCCACTTCGACATCGACAACACCCAGAACAACTGGTTGCGGGCGCACTTCTGGTTCTACCACTCCACACTTCTGCCAGGCTTCCAGAGGACAGTGGGCATCGCTGACTCCAACTACAACTGGTTCTATGGACCGGAGAGTCAGCTGGTGTTCCTCGATGCATTTGTGCTCCGGGACGGCACCGGAAACTGGCTGGCCCAGCAGATCCGTAGACATCGTCCCAAAGATGGCCCCATGGAGCAGTCAGCAGCCCAGCGCTGGGCCACCTTACACACTGAGTTCCTGTGGTATGATAGTGAGCTCTCCAAGCAACCACCAGCCGGGTTTGGCAAAGCAGTACTGCACATGTTCTCAAACTGGGGTGTGGTGACTTACGGGGCTGGTTTATCATATGGTCAAGGCAACACATTTGTCTCCTTCAAATCGGGGAAGCTGGGCGGTAGGGCAGTGTATGATATTGTCCATTCAAAGCCCTACTCCTGGCTGGAGGGCTGGAGCAATTTCAATCCGGGCCATGAGCACCCAGACCAGAACTCCTTCACCTTTGCCCCTAATGGACAGGTATTTGTTTCAGAGGCACTGTACGGCCCCAAATACAGCTACCTCAACAATGTCTTGACGTTCGCCCCGTCTCCCACAAGCCAGTGCAATCAGCCCTGGGAGGGGCAGCTTGGAGAGTGCGGCAAGTGGCTGCGGTGGGCGGAGCCTGAGGTCGGCAACACAGCCGGTGAGGTCATTATAGCTGCATCCCATGGGGATTCTCTGTTCATTAGTGGAGAATCGGCATCGGCCTACTCCTCTGTGATGGGGCTGAAGAGCGTATACCGTGCCCTTGTCTTGCTCAACTCTCAGACTCTGCTGGTGTTTGACCATGTGGAAAAAAGCAAGGAGTCTCCGTTGAGTACTCTGAGTGCTTTCTTTCACAACTTGGACATTGATTTTAAATATGTCCCTCACAGGGCTTTAGACAGGTACAATGGGGCACTGATGGACGTTTGGGATGCTCACTACCAAATGTTTTGGTTTGACAGTCAGGGGAATAGTCCAGTGGCGAGAATACAGGAGGCAGAGCAGGCTGCTGAGTTTAAGAAACGATGGACCCAGTTTGTCAACGTGACCTTTCCAATGGAGGGCACGGTCACCAGAGTGGCCTATTTGATGCACAGTCCCAATGTAAAAATCTCCAACTGCAGATTCatcgaaaatagtaaaaatggaGTACGACTCTCTATTGTCGTCAACGGCACAGAATCCATTGTGTCCATCGTAACAAACTACAATGACATTGGCGCCAGATATAGCTACTTGGGCTTTGGGGGATATGCAAAGATGCAAAGCAGGCATCAGATAATCCACTTCGGTCTGGGAGTTCAAACGATGACTGAACAAAACACTGTGGATCCAGTCTATGACTTTGGGTTTATGGTTAATATAGTGGGAGGGCTGACACTGTGTCTCGCCATTGGGTTTTTAATCCTGCAGCGCACGTTTTATTTCTGCTTCCGCAAGATCATGCGCTATACTTTTATGTTTGTTCTCCTGCTGTGGGTCGTTGAGTTTCTGTTTGTCTCCAATAGCTGTGATTGGCTTGTCTGTGTCCAAACAGTGTCCGATCTGCCCCCAAACCCTCTCCCCACAGTCGTCGTTACATCCCTGCCAGGGTCTGGGGCTGAGGTTCTCAAGCCCCTGTTCTATAACAGCTCTGACTTTGTTTATCTCCAAGTCCCCACAGAGCACCTAGTCATCCCGGACACTGAGTTCAACTTTGACCCCCTGGTGGATGCCTGCGTGTGGTCCAGACTAGATGCGGAAAGAGGTCACTACAAGGCCATCCAGGGCTGGTTCCATTCCTTGGTCTATAACCCTAGACTTCACCTGCAGAACATTCAGTTGCACAACGAGGGCAGCTGGAATGAGATTGAGGTGGAGCTTTCTGGAAAGAGGAGGAAGCCAATTCGTAGGCAGTCAGGGTCAAGGGGGAGTTCAGATAGAGATGGGGAGTATGTTCGGGAGCTAAGGCGGCACATGGAGAAGTACCCTAATGCCCGCCCTGTCCTCAGCTTGAGCAGCGGGAGCTGGACCTTGAAACTCCCGTTTTTCAGAGAGGTGGTCGGTCACTCATTTCGGGCATTGCACGTGGTGCGAGATCCTCGCGCTTGGATTTACCTTATGCTCTACAACAGCGAGCCAAGCCTCTATTCTCGCAAGAATGTGCAAAAACATGTCGCTGCAATTTTTAAGCAAGAGAGAAACGGCGGGAGAAGCAAGTGTACACTAGGGTTCACCCAGGAATTCTTGACATTGCACAGCgtcctctctgatccagagatGGAGCCGGTGCTGCTACTGGCCCATCTGTGGCTGGCCCACACAACCACGGCACTCCAGGTCAACGGCGACCTCACCGCCTCTTACCTTCATGTGAAATTTGAGGACATTGTGCAATATCCTGAGGAGACAGCAGGAAAGATACACACGTTTCTCGGGGTTCCCGTGGCCCCAGCTGCCCTCAACCAGCTCATGTTCGCCACCTCCACCAACCTGTACAACCTGGTGTATGAGGGAGACATATCGCCAGCCAGCATCAATGTGTGGAGAGACAAAATGCCCATCCACGAGATCAGAATGATAGAGGACACATGCTTAAAGGTTATGGAGAGGCTTGGGTACTCAAGGTACTTAAGTTAA
- the LOC127907726 gene encoding uncharacterized protein LOC127907726: protein MRWIVFHSNHSQLWYFGPSNCSDLSKVLQYRKKPCSFGCIICSILQLYCTLTAGILQLYFTLTAGILQLYFTLTAGILQLYFTLTAGILQLYFTLTAGILQLYFTLTAGILQLYFTLTAGILQLYFTLTAGILQLYFTLTAGILQLYFTLTAGILQLYFTLTAGILQLYFTLTAGILQLYFTLTAGILQLYFTLTAGILQLYFTLTAGILQLYFTLTAGILQLYFTLTAGILQLYFTLTAAILHSDYVPKMSLWRDGASVPKMSLRRDGALVPKMSLRHDGALVPKMSLRCDGALVPKMSLRRDGALVPKMSLRHDGALVPKMSLRRDGALVSKMSLRRDGASVPKMSLRCDGALVLKMSLRRDGALVPKMSLRRDGASVPET, encoded by the exons ATGCGTTGGATTGTGTTT CACAGTAACCACAGTCAATTGTGGTATTTTGGACCCAGTAATTGCAGTGACCTCTCAAAAGTACTGCAGTACAGAAAAAAACCCTGTTCTTTTGGATGCATTATTTGTagcatactgcagttatactgcactctgactgcaggTATACTGCAGCTATACTTCACTCTGACTGCAGGTATACTGCAGCTATACTTCACTCTGACTGCAG gTATACTGCAGCTATACTTCACTCTGACTGCAGGTATACTGCAGCTATACTTCACTCTGACTGCAG gTATACTGCAGCTATACTTCACTCTGACTGCAGGTATACTGCAGCTATACTTCACTCTGACTGCAGGTATACTGCAGCTATACTTCACTCTGACTGCAGGTATACTGCAGCTATACTTCACTCTGACTGCAGGTATACTGCAGCTATACTTCACTCTGACTGCAG gTATACTGCAGCTATACTTCACTCTGACTGCAGGTATACTGCAGCTATACTTCACTCTGACTGCAGGTATACTGCAGCTATACTTCACTCTGACTGCAGGTATACTGCAGCTATACTTCACTCTGACTGCAGGTATACTGCAGCTATACTTCACTCTGACTGCAGGTATACTGCAGCTATACTTCACTCTGACTGCAG gTATACTGCAGCTATACTTCACTCTGACTGCAG gTATACTGCAGCTATACTTCACTCTGACTGCAGCTATACTTCACtctgact ATGTCCCTAAGATGTCGCTATGGCGTGACGGAGCATCAGTCCCTAAGATGTCCCTGAGACGTGACGGAGCATTAGTCCCTAAGATGTCCCTGAGACATGACGGAGCATTAGTCCCTAAGATGTCCCTGAGATGTGACGGAGCATTAGTCCCTAAGATGTCCCTGAGACGTGACGGAGCATTAGTCCCTAAGATGTCCCTGAGACATGACGGAGCATTAGTCCCTAAGATGTCCCTGAGACGTGACGGAGCATTAGTCTCTAAGATGTCCCTGAGACGTGATGGAGCATCAGTCCCTAAGATGTCCCTGAGATGTGACGGAGCATTAGTCCTTAAGATGTCCCTGAGACGTGACGGAGCATTAGTCCCTAAGATGTCCCTGAGACGTGACGGAGCATCAGTCCCTGAGACGTGA